From the Deinococcus sonorensis KR-87 genome, the window GCACCACCGCTCCGGCGGGGGCCGGCGGGCTGGCGGTGGCCCAGGCCCGCAACTCGTCCTGGGTGCTGCCGCAGCGGCCCAGGTAGCGGTAGGGCCGGCCCTGCAGCTGCAGCAGCTGCGGGGCGGGGGTGCCGGCCGGCAGGGCGTAGCCGCGCCGCGACACGCTCAGCGGGTAGCCCTCGGCCTGCAGCGCGTGCGCCAGCGTGTGGACGCTGACGCGGTTGACGCCCAGCTGCGCCGCCAGCCGCAGTCCGGATTGCGGCTGGTCGGTGAGCAGGGGCAGCAGACGGACCGGCACGTTCAGCAGTTTGCCTCCAACCGCTGAACGAAAGCAATGAACCGGGTGCAGACACACCGCTCAGGCCACCCGGGTCGCTCGGCTATGCTGAAGGCCGTGACCACCACCGATTCTCCCCGGCGACCGGGGCGCCGGCGCACCACCGGCGCCAGCCCGGTGCGGACGCTGGAGCGTGGCCTGCACGTGCTGAGCGTGCTGGGGGCCGGGGGCGCGGCCACCCTCAGCGACCTGAGCCGGCGGGCCGGGCTGTCGGCCAGCACCGCTTCCCGGCTGCTGCAGACGCTGGAAAAGGCCGGTTATGCCGAGTGGGACGCCGCGTCCGGTCAGTGGCGGGTGGGGCTGGGGGCGTACCGGGTGGGAGCCGCTTACGTGGGCGGCAGCGGCCTGACCGGCGCGGCCGACCCGGCGATGCAGCGGCTGGTGGCCGAGCTGGGCGAGACCTGCAACCTGGCGGTGGTGCAGGGCGGCGAGGCGGTCTACATCCATCAGGTGGAGGGCCGGCAGCTGGTGCGGATGTTCACCACCCTGGGCGCTGGAGCCAGCCTGCACGCCACTGGGGTGGGCAAAGCGCTGATGGCGTGGCAGCCGCCCGAGGAGGTGCGGGCGCGGCTGGGCGGCGGCCCCTACCCGGCCCTGACCCCGCACACCCTGACCACGCTGGCGCAGTATCTGGAGAGCCTGGAGGCGGTGCGGCAGCAGGGTTACGCCCTGGACGATCAGGAGCGAGAGCTGGGCGTGCGTTGCGTGGCGGCCCCGGTCCACGACGCCGCCGGCCGGGTGGTGGCGGCGCTGAGCGTGAGCGCCCCCACCACCCGGCTGAGCGAGGCGCGGGTGCCGGAAACGGCCCGCCGGGTCCGGGAGGCGGCGGCCGAGGTGTCGCGGCGGCTGGGCTACGGAGGGCCGCCGTGAGCCGCCCTGGAGAGCAGGGCAGCACCGACACCTTTCTGGAGCGGCTGCAGGCCGACTGGGGACGGGTGCTTCCGGAGCTGGACAGCCAGCCGATGCTGCTGCCGATCCTGGTGGCGCGGCTGCATCAGGCGCTGTCCCGGCGGGTGGAGGACACCTACCGGGCATCGGGCCTGAACGCGGCCAACTGGGACCTGCTGGTCACGCTGCGGCGCAGCGCCCCGCCGGAGGGCCTGACGCTCTCGGAGCTGGCGGGCCTGACGGCGGTGGCGGGCCCCACCATGACCAACCGGGTGGACCGGCTGCAGCAGAAGGGGCTGGTGGAGCGGCTGGCCGACCCACAGGACGGCCGCAGCTGGCGGATCCGCCTCACCGCGCATGCCGAGGCGCTGCTGGACCGGCTGCTCCCGGCCCACGTTCATAACGAAGCGCGGCTGCTGTCGGGGCTGAGCGCGGCGGAGCGGGCGCAGTTCGAGCGCCTGATCCGCCGGCTGCTGCGCGACCTGGAGGTTCCGCCCGGCTGAATCACCCCTCGGCCGCGCAGGATTCGCACCGGGTTCTGCAAGGCCCCGGTCATCCCGCCCCGGACCCCACTGCTCCGCCCCTTCCGGCTTTGTTTGACCCGCCCGGCGGCCATCCCGTACCATTTACTTAGAAGTCGAAGTACCGACGCGGGGAGGTCTCAGCATGGCGCTGGCCACGAAACGGACGCTGGAGCAGGTGAACGGCCTCACGGAGCCAGAATTTGTGGCGATGTTCGGCGCGGTGCTGGAACACTCGCCCGCGTACGCGCGCCGTGCGTGGGCGCAGCGGCCGTTCGAGAGTGCAGAAGTGCTGGCCGCCGCCTTCCGCCAGGCGGTGCAGCAGGACGACCCGGCTGCCCAGATGGCGCTGATCCGGGCGCACCCGGACCTGGCCGGCAAGGCGGCGCTGGCCGGTGAACTCACTGCCGAGTCGGCTGGAGAGCAGCGCTCGGCGGGGCTGGACCGGCTGAGCCCGGATGAGTACGAACGCTTTCACCGCACCAATGCCGCCTACCACGAGAAGTTCGGCATTCCCTTCGTGGTGTGCGTGCGTGAGCACACCAAGGACAGCATCCTGGAGCAGGCCGAGCGCCGGCTGACCCACACCCCCGAGCAGGAGCGGCAGGCGGCGCTGGACGAGGTGGCCAAGATCGCCCGGCTGCGCGTGCTCGATCTGATGGAGGAGACCCCATGACCCAGACGGTGAGCAGCAACCCCAACGACGAGTTCAAGGGCCGCTTCCGGCTGGCCCAGAACAACTACGGCAAGAGCGACATCCGGCTGGTGCGGGTGGACCGGACCCAGCCGCGCCATGTGCTCAAGGACGTGCGGGTGGACGTGGCGCTGGAAGGCGACTTCACCGCCGCCCACGTGGACGGCGACAACGCCGGCCTGCTGGCCACCGACACAATGCGCAACACGGTGTACGCGCTGGCGCAGTCTCAGCTGACCGACAGCGTGGAGCAGTTCGGCATGACCCTGATCCGGCACTTCCGTCAGGCGGGCCCCAGTATCCGCGGCGGCACGGTGCAGCTCACCGAACACCTCTGGGACCGGATGCTGGTTCACGGCGTCCAGCACGACCATGCCTTCACGCGCGCCAGCGGCCAGCACACCGCCACCGTCTCGGGCGACGGCGAGACCTTCAGCGTGACGAGCGGCATCAACGAGCTGACCATCCTCAAGACCACCCGCAGCGGCTGGGAGGGTTTCCTGCGCGAGCAGTACACCACCCTGCCCGAGACCGACGACCGGATTCTGGCGACCGTGGTGGACGTGAACTGGGAGTACACCCCGACGGCGGTGCAGGACGAGGCCACCGACTACGACGCCATCTTCGCGGGGGTGCTGGACCAGTTGCAGACCTCGTTTGCCGATCACTACTCGCCGTCCATGCAGTACAGCCTGTACCGCATCGGCTCGGCGGTGCTGGAGCGCTTCTCGCAGATCAGCCGCATCCACCTGTCGTTCCCGAACCGCCACCACATCCTCTACAACCTGGAGCGCTTCGGCATGGAGAACAGCAAGACGTCGGACGTGCAGGTGCTGCACGCCGACGCCGAACCGTACGGCCTGATTGAGGGCTGGGTCGAGCGCGCGTGAGCCTCAGCACCCACGTGCTGGACACCGCCCAGGGCCGCCCGGCCGCCGGACTGCGGCTGGAGCTGTACCGGCTGGACGGTGAGCTGCGCGAGAACTTGGCGAGCGCCGTGACCAACCGGGACGGCCGCACCGACCGGCCGCTGCTGGCGGCGGACGAGGCGCAGCCGGGCGTGTACGAGCTGGTGTTCCACGTGGCCGAGTATTTCCAGGCCCAGGGGGTGGCGCTGCCGCAGGTGCCGTTTCTGGACACGGTGCCGCTGCGTTTCGGCATTGCGGACGCGGCCGCCCACTATCACGTGCCGCTGCTGGTCTCGCCCTGGAGTTACAGCACCTACCGTGGCAGCTGAGCTGCCGCATTTCCCTTCCCTTTCCCGCCGGTTCCGGAGGTTTTCATGGCGTTCAGCTTCACCCTGAATGGCCGCACGGTCACGCCGTCCGGCTATGCGGCCCACACCACCCTGCTCGACTGGCTGCGCTCCGGCGGACTCACCGGCAGCAAGGAGGGCTGCGCGGAAGGCGAGTGCGGCGCCTGCGCCGTGCTGCTGGCCCGCCCCACCGATGACGGCCTGGGCACCCGCTGGGACGCGGTCAACGGCTGCCTGCTGCCGCTGGCGGCCCTGGACGGTCAGGAGGTGCGGACGGTGGAGGGGCTGGGCCAGCCGGGAGCGCTGCATCCGGTGCAGCAGGCGATGAGCGTGGGCGGCGGCTCGCAGTGCGGGTACTGCACGCCCGGCTTCGTGGTGAGTATGGCCGCCGAGTACTACCGCGAGGGGCGTGACGACTTCGACATCCACGCGCTGAGCGGCAACCTGTGCCGCTGCACCGGCTACCGGCCGATCCGGGACGCCGCCATGACCCTGGGGCAGCCGGACCCGCAGGACCCGCTGGCCCGGCAGCGCCTTCAGCCGGCCGCTTTGCCCGCCGAGACCCACCTGCAGACAGCCCAGGGCGAGTTTCACCGCCCCGCCACGCTGGAAGACGCGCTGGCCCTGGTGCAGCAGCACCCGGACGCCCAGGTGCTGGCGGGCGGCACCGACTGGGGCGTGGACCTGAACCTGCGGCACCGCCGCGCCGCCGTCACCATCGCCATTGACCATCTGCCGGAGCTGCGGGTGCTGCAGGAGGACGCGCACACCCTGGAACTCGGCGCGGCCCTGCCGCTCTCGGAACTGGAGCGCCGGCTGGCCGGGCGGGTGCCGCTGCTGGCCGAGCTGTTCCCGCAGTTCGCCTCGCCGCTGATCCGCAACCGCGCCACGCTCGGCGGCAACCTGGGCACCGCCTCCCCGATCGGGGACAGTCTCAGCGCCCTGCTGGCGCTGGACGCCCGGGTGGTGCTGGTGGGGCCGCAGGGCGAGCGCGAGGTGCCGCTGGAGCGCTACTTCACCGGCTACCGTCAGACCGAGCGGGCGGTGGGTGAACTGATCCGGGCGGTGCGGCTGCCGCTGCCGCTGGCGCCCATCACCCGCTTCTACAAGGTGGCCAAGCGCCGCTACGACGACATCAGCGGCGTGTCGGCGGCCTTCGCGCTGACGCTGGACGGCGAGCGGGTGCAGCAGATCCGCATCGGGCTGGGCGGGGTGGCCGCCACTCCGCTGCGCGCCTACCGCACCGAGGACGCCCTGGTGGGTCAGCCGTGGACCCCGGACACGGCGCGGCAGGCGGCCCGTCTGATGGGCCGGGAGGGCACCCCCATGAGCGACATGCGCGCCAGCGCCGAGTACCGGAAGGCCATGCTGGAGCAGCTGCTGCTGAAGTTCCACTTTGAGACGAGCGGCCAGGAGGTGCCGGCATGAGCGGGCCGGTGGGCGAGGCGCTGCCGCACGAGTCGGCCGAACTGCACGTGACCGGCGCGGCGCTGTACACCGACGATCTGACCGCCCGCACCCACGGCGTGCTGCACGCCTGGCCGGTGCAGGCCACGGTGCCGCACGGCGTCCTCACCCGGCTGGATGCGAGCGCGGCGCTGCAGGTGGCCGGGGTGGTGCGGGTGCTGACCGCCGCCGACGTGCCGGGCGTCAACGACGCGGGCGTCAAGCACGACGAGCCGCTGTTTCCGCAGGAAGTGATGTACCTGGGCCACGCGGTGTGCTGGGTGCTGGGCGAGACGGTGGAGGCGGCCCGGCTGGGCGCGGCGGCGGTGGTGGTGGAGACCCAGGCCCTGCCGGCGGTGGTGCGGCTGCGCGACGCGGTGGAGCAGGCGTCGTTCCAGGGCATGCCGCTGCACCTGCGCCGGGGCGACGTGGCCCAGGGGCTGGCCGGGGCCGTCCACACCTTCTCCGGCGAGTTCGAGTTCGGCGGGCAGGAACACTTCTACCTGGAAACCCACGCCAGCCTGGCCACCATCGACGAGGCCGGGCAGGTGTTCATTCAGAGCAGCACCCAGCACCCCACCGAAACGCAGGAGATCGTGGCGCACGTGCTGGGCCTGCCGAGCAACCACGTCACGGTGCAGTGTCTGCGGATGGGCGGGGGTTTTGGCGGCAAGGAGATGCAGCCGCACGGGCTGGCGGCAGTGGCGGCGCTGGGGGCCACGCTGACCGGCCGTCCGGTGCGGGTGCGCCTCAACCGCACCCAGGACCTGACCATGACCGGCAAGCGGCACCCCTTCTACGCCCGCTGGACGGTGGGCTTCGATGAGGCGGGGCGGCTGCTGGCGCTGGACGCCGAGCTGTACTCGGACGGTGGCTGGAGCCTGGACCTCTCGGAGCCGGTGATGGCGCGGGCGCTGTGCCACATCGACAACGCGTACTTCATTCCGCACGTGTCGGTGCTGGGGCGGGTCTGCCGCACCCACAAGACCTCCCAGACTGCCTTCCGGGGCTTCGGGGGGCCGCAGGGCATGCTGGTGATCGAGGACCTGCTGAGCCGCTGCGCCCCGGCGCTGGGCCTTACGGCACACGAGCTGCGCGAGCGCAACTTCTATCGGCCCGGCCAGACCACTCCCTATGGCCAGCCGGTGCGCCATGCCGAGCGGCTGACCCGCATCTGGGCCGAGCTGCAGCAGAGCAGCGATTTCGCGGCGCGGCAGCAGCAGGTGGAGCAGTTCAATGCCCGCTCGCCGCACCGCAAGCGCGGGCTGGCCATCACGCCGCTGAAATTCGGCATCAGCTTCAACTTCACGGCCTACAACCAGGCGGGCGCGCTGGTGCACGTCTACCGGGACGGCTCGGTGCTCGTCAACCACGGCGGCACCGAGATGGGCCAGGGCCTCCACACCAAGATGCTGCAGGTGGCGGCCAGCAGCCTGGGCGTGCCGCTCAGCACGGTGCGGCTGGCCCCCACCCGCACCGACAAGGTGCCGAACACCAGCGCCACGGCCGCCAGCAGCGGCGCCGACCTGAACGGTGGGGCCGTCCGTGACGCCTGTCATCAGATCCGCACCCGGCTGGCGGCGGTGGCGGCGGGCCGCTTCGGGGTCCACCCGGACGACGTGCGCTTCGAGGCGGGCCGGGTGTTCCCGCTGGGCCACCCGGATCAGGCGCTGGACTTCGCAGCGCTGGTGCACCACGCCTACATGCACCGCACCCAGCTGTGGGCCGCCGGGTACTACCGTACGCCGGGCCTGCACTGGGACAAGGACGCGATGCAGGGCGAGCCGTTTAAGTACTTCGCCTACGGGGCCAGCGTGTCGGAGGTGGAGGTGGACGGCTTCACCGGGGCGTATCAGCTGCGCCGGGTGGACATCCTGCAGGACGTTGGCGACAGCCTCTCGCCGCTGATTGACCTGGGGCAGGTGGAGGGCGGCTTCATCCAGGGGGCCGGCTGGCTGACCCTGGAGGACCTGCGCTGGGACGACCTGGGCCGCCTGACCACCAGTTCGGCCAGCACCTACAAGCTGCCCAGCTTCAGCGAGATGCCGCCCGTCTTCATCGTGAACCTGATGGAGCAGGCCACCGAGGACGGCGTGGTGTACGGCAGCAAGGCGGTGGGCGAGCCGCCGCTGATGCTGGCCTTCAGCGTGCGCGAGGCGCTGCGCTCGGCGGTGGCCGCCTTCGGGCCGGGCGGCGAGACGGTGGAACTGGCCTCACCCGCCACCCCGGAGGCGGTGTACTGGGCGCTCTCGCGGGTGCGCTCCGGCGGGCAGGTGGCCGCCGATGACTGAGCCGGGCCGGAGCCGTCATGCAGTGGCTGACTGAGCTGCAGCGGCTGCAGGCGGCCGGGACACCCTGCGTGCTGGTCACGCTGACCGGCGTGCGCGGCCACGCCCCGCGCGAAGCCGGCGCGAAGATGATCGTGACGGCCAAAGAGACCTTCGGCACGGTGGGCGGCGGCAACCTGGAGATGACGGCGGTGCAGCGGGCGCGGGCGCTACTGGCGGTGCAGGCCGGCACGCCCGACACCCTGACGCTGCGCCTGACGCCCACCGCCCCCGCCGAACACGGGCGGCAGTGCTGCGGCGGTGAGGTGACGCTGCTGCTGGAGCCGCTGCTGGCGCGGCGTCCGGTGGTGGCCCTCTTCGGAGTGGGGCACGTGGGCCTCGCGCTGGCCCGCATTCTGTCCACCCTGGAGCTGGAGCTGCACCTGTGTGATGGGCGGGCGGAGCAGCTGAGTCCCGAACGGCTGGCCGACGTGCTGCACGGCGCGGCCACGGTCCGGGTCCACCACGCCCCCATTCCCGATTCGGTGCTGGGCGAGCTGCCCGCCGGCGCGCACGTCCTGATCCTGACCCACGACCACGCCGAGGACGCCGCGCTGTGTGACGCGGCCCTGCGCCGCCCGGAGCTCGGCTTCATCGGCCTGATCGGCTCGGCGGGCAAGTGGCGGCATTTCCAGCAGCAGCTGGCTGCCGAGGGGCACAGCCCGGCCACCATCCGGCGCATCACCTGTCCCATCGGGCTGCCGGGCATCGGCAGCAAGCAGCCGGCCGCCATCGCGGTCAGCGTGGCCGCTCAACTGCTGCAGCACATCGAGGTGGCCCAGCGGCCTCAGAATGGACCCCTGAATGACTGACCTCGTCCTGTACCGCTCGGCCCTGTTCCATACCCCCGGCAACCCCTTTACCGGCGACGTTCTGCAGACCCTGACCGATGGCGGGGTGGCGGTGCAGGCGGGCCGCATCCTGGCCACCGGCGACTTCGCGGAGGTGCGGGCGGCCTACCCGGCGGCCCCAGTCCATGACCTGCGCGGCGGCGTGCTGCTGCCGGGCCTGGTGGACACCCACGTGCATTACCCGCAGCTGCGGGTGCTGGGCGGGCTGGGGATGCCGCTGCTGGAGTGGCTGGACCGCAACACCCTGCCGGAAGAGGCACGGCTCTCGGACAGGCCGTACGCGCGCGAGCTGGCCCGCGACTTCCTGGGCGCGCTGGCGGCCCACGGCACCACCACCGCGCTGGTGTTCGGCAGCCACTACCGCTCGGCCATGGAGGAGTTCTTTGACGTGGCCGGGCACAGCGGCCTGCGGATCGCGTCCGGGCTGGTGCTGTCAGACCGGCTGCTCCGGCCGGAACTGCACACCACCCCCGAGGCCGCCTTCGAGGAGAGCCGCGCCCTGATCCGGCAGTTCCATGGGCGCGGGCGGCTGCGCTACGCGGTCACGCCGCGCTTCTCGCTCTCGGCGTCCGAGGGCATCCTGGAGGCCTGCGGCGCGCTGATGCACGAGGCGGAGGGGGTGCACTTCACGTCGCACCTCAACGAAAACGTGGCCGAGATCGAGGCGGTTCGCGACCTGTTTCCGTGGGCGCAGGACTACCTCGACACCTACGACCGCTACGGGCTGGTCAGCCGCGCGTCGGTGTTCGCGCACAACATTCACCCCAGCGGGCGCGAGCTGAGCCGCATGGCCGCGGCCGGCTGCACCGTCAGCCACTGCCCCTGCAGCAACAGCGCGCTGGGCAGCGGCCTGTTTCCGCTGCGGCGGCACCTGGAGGCGGGCGTGCCGGTCGCGCTGGGCACCGACGTGGGGGGCGGCACCGGCTTCTCACTGTTCAAGGAGGGGCTGCAGGCGCTGTTCATGCAGCAGCTGACCCCGCCGGAGCAGCGGGCGGCGCTCACCCCGGCCCACTTGCTCTACCTCGCCACCCTGGCGGGCGCCCAGGCGCTGGGCCTGCAGGACGAGGTGGGCGACTTCCGGCCCGGCAAGGCCTTCGACGCGGTGCTGATCCGGCCCCAGGCGGGCACCCCGCTGGACATCCTGATGCGCCACGCCGACAACCCGGGGCGGGTGCTGGCGGGTCTCTTCACCCTCAGCGGCGCCGCCGACGTGCGGCAGGTCTGGGTGGAGGGCGAGACGGTGCACCAGCCCCGGGAGCACGCCGATGCTTGACCTGATCGTTCGCGGCGGCACGGTGGTGACGCCGGAGGGCGCCCAGCGGCTGGACCTGGGCGTGGAGGGCGGGCAGATCGTGGCGCTGGAAGCGGAGCTGAGCGCCCCCGCCCGTCAGGAGCAGGACGTCTCCGGGCTGCACCTGCTGCCGGGGCTGGTGGACATGCACGTGCATTTCAACGAGCCGGGGCGCGCCCACTGGGAGGGGCTGCGCTCCGGCAGCGCGGCGCTGGTGGCCGGCGGCGGCACCGTCTTCGCGGACATGCCGCTCAACAGCGACCCGCCGCTGCTGGACCGCCCCCGCTTTCAGGCCAAGCTGGAGGCCGCCCGGCGCGAGTCGCTGGCGGACTTTGCGTTGTGGGGCGGCCTGACGCCCGACAACCTGGCCGAACTGCCGGAGCTGGCCGGGTGCGGCGTGATCGGCTTCAAGGCGTTCATGAGCGGCAGCGGCATCGAGGAGTTCCGCGCCGCCGACGAACAGACGCTGCACGACGGCATGCAGGTGGCGGCGCGGCTGGGGCTGCCGGTGGCCGTGCACGCCGAGAGCGATGAGCTGACGGCCCGCCTGAGTGCTGGTCTCAACCGGCCG encodes:
- the xdhB gene encoding xanthine dehydrogenase molybdopterin binding subunit encodes the protein MSGPVGEALPHESAELHVTGAALYTDDLTARTHGVLHAWPVQATVPHGVLTRLDASAALQVAGVVRVLTAADVPGVNDAGVKHDEPLFPQEVMYLGHAVCWVLGETVEAARLGAAAVVVETQALPAVVRLRDAVEQASFQGMPLHLRRGDVAQGLAGAVHTFSGEFEFGGQEHFYLETHASLATIDEAGQVFIQSSTQHPTETQEIVAHVLGLPSNHVTVQCLRMGGGFGGKEMQPHGLAAVAALGATLTGRPVRVRLNRTQDLTMTGKRHPFYARWTVGFDEAGRLLALDAELYSDGGWSLDLSEPVMARALCHIDNAYFIPHVSVLGRVCRTHKTSQTAFRGFGGPQGMLVIEDLLSRCAPALGLTAHELRERNFYRPGQTTPYGQPVRHAERLTRIWAELQQSSDFAARQQQVEQFNARSPHRKRGLAITPLKFGISFNFTAYNQAGALVHVYRDGSVLVNHGGTEMGQGLHTKMLQVAASSLGVPLSTVRLAPTRTDKVPNTSATAASSGADLNGGAVRDACHQIRTRLAAVAAGRFGVHPDDVRFEAGRVFPLGHPDQALDFAALVHHAYMHRTQLWAAGYYRTPGLHWDKDAMQGEPFKYFAYGASVSEVEVDGFTGAYQLRRVDILQDVGDSLSPLIDLGQVEGGFIQGAGWLTLEDLRWDDLGRLTTSSASTYKLPSFSEMPPVFIVNLMEQATEDGVVYGSKAVGEPPLMLAFSVREALRSAVAAFGPGGETVELASPATPEAVYWALSRVRSGGQVAADD
- the pucL gene encoding factor-independent urate hydroxylase, translated to MTQTVSSNPNDEFKGRFRLAQNNYGKSDIRLVRVDRTQPRHVLKDVRVDVALEGDFTAAHVDGDNAGLLATDTMRNTVYALAQSQLTDSVEQFGMTLIRHFRQAGPSIRGGTVQLTEHLWDRMLVHGVQHDHAFTRASGQHTATVSGDGETFSVTSGINELTILKTTRSGWEGFLREQYTTLPETDDRILATVVDVNWEYTPTAVQDEATDYDAIFAGVLDQLQTSFADHYSPSMQYSLYRIGSAVLERFSQISRIHLSFPNRHHILYNLERFGMENSKTSDVQVLHADAEPYGLIEGWVERA
- the xdhC gene encoding xanthine dehydrogenase accessory protein XdhC, whose product is MQWLTELQRLQAAGTPCVLVTLTGVRGHAPREAGAKMIVTAKETFGTVGGGNLEMTAVQRARALLAVQAGTPDTLTLRLTPTAPAEHGRQCCGGEVTLLLEPLLARRPVVALFGVGHVGLALARILSTLELELHLCDGRAEQLSPERLADVLHGAATVRVHHAPIPDSVLGELPAGAHVLILTHDHAEDAALCDAALRRPELGFIGLIGSAGKWRHFQQQLAAEGHSPATIRRITCPIGLPGIGSKQPAAIAVSVAAQLLQHIEVAQRPQNGPLND
- a CDS encoding IclR family transcriptional regulator yields the protein MTTTDSPRRPGRRRTTGASPVRTLERGLHVLSVLGAGGAATLSDLSRRAGLSASTASRLLQTLEKAGYAEWDAASGQWRVGLGAYRVGAAYVGGSGLTGAADPAMQRLVAELGETCNLAVVQGGEAVYIHQVEGRQLVRMFTTLGAGASLHATGVGKALMAWQPPEEVRARLGGGPYPALTPHTLTTLAQYLESLEAVRQQGYALDDQERELGVRCVAAPVHDAAGRVVAALSVSAPTTRLSEARVPETARRVREAAAEVSRRLGYGGPP
- the guaD gene encoding guanine deaminase, which codes for MTDLVLYRSALFHTPGNPFTGDVLQTLTDGGVAVQAGRILATGDFAEVRAAYPAAPVHDLRGGVLLPGLVDTHVHYPQLRVLGGLGMPLLEWLDRNTLPEEARLSDRPYARELARDFLGALAAHGTTTALVFGSHYRSAMEEFFDVAGHSGLRIASGLVLSDRLLRPELHTTPEAAFEESRALIRQFHGRGRLRYAVTPRFSLSASEGILEACGALMHEAEGVHFTSHLNENVAEIEAVRDLFPWAQDYLDTYDRYGLVSRASVFAHNIHPSGRELSRMAAAGCTVSHCPCSNSALGSGLFPLRRHLEAGVPVALGTDVGGGTGFSLFKEGLQALFMQQLTPPEQRAALTPAHLLYLATLAGAQALGLQDEVGDFRPGKAFDAVLIRPQAGTPLDILMRHADNPGRVLAGLFTLSGAADVRQVWVEGETVHQPREHADA
- the uraD gene encoding 2-oxo-4-hydroxy-4-carboxy-5-ureidoimidazoline decarboxylase; amino-acid sequence: MALATKRTLEQVNGLTEPEFVAMFGAVLEHSPAYARRAWAQRPFESAEVLAAAFRQAVQQDDPAAQMALIRAHPDLAGKAALAGELTAESAGEQRSAGLDRLSPDEYERFHRTNAAYHEKFGIPFVVCVREHTKDSILEQAERRLTHTPEQERQAALDEVAKIARLRVLDLMEETP
- a CDS encoding xanthine dehydrogenase small subunit, producing the protein MAFSFTLNGRTVTPSGYAAHTTLLDWLRSGGLTGSKEGCAEGECGACAVLLARPTDDGLGTRWDAVNGCLLPLAALDGQEVRTVEGLGQPGALHPVQQAMSVGGGSQCGYCTPGFVVSMAAEYYREGRDDFDIHALSGNLCRCTGYRPIRDAAMTLGQPDPQDPLARQRLQPAALPAETHLQTAQGEFHRPATLEDALALVQQHPDAQVLAGGTDWGVDLNLRHRRAAVTIAIDHLPELRVLQEDAHTLELGAALPLSELERRLAGRVPLLAELFPQFASPLIRNRATLGGNLGTASPIGDSLSALLALDARVVLVGPQGEREVPLERYFTGYRQTERAVGELIRAVRLPLPLAPITRFYKVAKRRYDDISGVSAAFALTLDGERVQQIRIGLGGVAATPLRAYRTEDALVGQPWTPDTARQAARLMGREGTPMSDMRASAEYRKAMLEQLLLKFHFETSGQEVPA
- a CDS encoding MarR family winged helix-turn-helix transcriptional regulator — its product is MSRPGEQGSTDTFLERLQADWGRVLPELDSQPMLLPILVARLHQALSRRVEDTYRASGLNAANWDLLVTLRRSAPPEGLTLSELAGLTAVAGPTMTNRVDRLQQKGLVERLADPQDGRSWRIRLTAHAEALLDRLLPAHVHNEARLLSGLSAAERAQFERLIRRLLRDLEVPPG
- the uraH gene encoding hydroxyisourate hydrolase; this translates as MSLSTHVLDTAQGRPAAGLRLELYRLDGELRENLASAVTNRDGRTDRPLLAADEAQPGVYELVFHVAEYFQAQGVALPQVPFLDTVPLRFGIADAAAHYHVPLLVSPWSYSTYRGS